Proteins from one Naumovozyma castellii chromosome 3, complete genome genomic window:
- the CCC1 gene encoding Ccc1p (ancestral locus Anc_8.437), with the protein MSSRSLISNRRESAHSYGSNDIESNISNKQDDTETQTSIINKLFGSIDPRVISDLIIGLSDGLTVPFALTAGLSSLGDAKLVITGGFAELISGSISMGLGGYLGAKSELDYYFAEVKQEKLKFYNDMTLINHEIEDILLDINPDFNEQTIISFIKDLQKDPQSMIDFIIKFGRGLDEPNANRQFISAITIGGGYFMGGLVPLLPYFFVNEVGSGLVLSVIVMVITLFWFGYVKTQLSMGDACTVSRKVKEGFLMVIVGGVAAGAAWFFVKLLN; encoded by the coding sequence ATGTCCAGTCGATCATTAATATCCAATCGCAGAGAAAGCGCACACTCCTACGGGAGCAATGACATAGAATCTAACATTAGTAACAAACAAGACGATACTGAAACCCAAACGTctataattaataaactATTCGGGTCCATTGATCCAAGAGTAATTAGTGACCTAATAATAGGTTTATCGGACGGACTAACTGTCCCATTTGCCCTCACTGCCGGTCTATCTTCATTAGGAGATGCCAAGTTGGTCATCACCGGTGGATTTGCTGAGTTAATTTCGGGTTCCATATCAATGGGACTAGGTGGCTACTTGGGTGCCAAGAGTGAATTAGATTACTATTTTGCGGAGGTTAAACaggagaaattgaaattttataatgatatgacattaataaatcatgaaattgaagatatacTACTGGATATCAATCCGGATTTTAATGAGCAGACTATAATCTCATTCATTAAGGATCTACAAAAGGATCCACAATCTATGAttgattttattattaagttTGGCAGAGGGTTGGATGAACCTAACGCTAATAGACAATTTATTAGTGCCATCACCATTGGGGGCGGATATTTCATGGGTGGACTGGTTCCATTGTTaccatatttttttgtaaatGAAGTGGGTTCAGGATTAGTCCTTTCGGTTATTGTTATGGTTATAACattattttggtttggATATGTAAAAACTCAATTATCAATGGGGGATGCCTGTACAGTTTCAAGGAAGGTTAAGGAAGGATTCTTGATGGTTATAGTTGGTGGGGTTGCTGCTGGTGCAGCTTGGTTCTTTgttaaattattgaattaa